From Musa acuminata AAA Group cultivar baxijiao chromosome BXJ3-8, Cavendish_Baxijiao_AAA, whole genome shotgun sequence, one genomic window encodes:
- the LOC135644253 gene encoding uncharacterized protein LOC135644253: protein MEEDNDDFAPGYRRDRLSGYEEVGSCIAENEQHSKGEVVGESGSELDDAGSKASSNNTRKDVPTEVDADENKGAEEVLASNSEAGGVKSGKHDALVEEKISTEEYSTVKPDGVEEGVSSLSNDGSDLLKLSGFPKVPTRPRSSLSHKGPTDDHCLSTDGGNKIEVVPKGDFEMVIDDVPTDGFLKESHVDHSDHLKYEEQANSGDVDIKSSKETIESPCEPQMNLLHSTSSAMMVDVGKEDKFANHVSQEEEHEKQINSSSPTASQQNQFSQLDGSRQTQASLFMEMPPQSEEMEAIDQSIKS from the coding sequence ATGGAGGAGGACAACGATGACTTTGCCCCGGGGTATCGTAGAGATCGGCTAAGTGGGTACGAGGAAGTGGGAAGCTGTATCGCTGAAAATGAACAGCACTCGAAGGGAGAAGTGGTGGGTGAATCTGGTTCAGAGCTTGATGATGCTGGATCGAAGGCGAGCTCAAACAATACCAGGAAGGATGTTCCCACGGAAGTGGATGCCGATGAGAACAAAGGGGCAGAAGAAGTGTTGGCTTCGAATTCAGAAGCTGGAGGAGTTAAGAGTGGTAAGCATGATGCGTTAGTAGAGGAAAAGATTTCCACGGAAGAGTACTCAACCGTGAAGCCTGATGGAGTCGAGGAAGGTGTTTCCTCTCTCAGCAATGATGGTAGTGATCTATTGAAGCTCAGTGGTTTTCCAAAAGTGCCAACACGACCGCGGTCATCACTGTCACATAAAGGTCCTACAGATGACCATTGCCTCAGTACTGATGGTGGAAACAAGATTGAAGTTGTTCCTAAAGGAGATTTTgagatggttatagatgatgttcCAACTGATGGCTTCTTAAAAGAATCGCATGTGGATCACTCTGACCATTTGAAATATGAAGAACAAGCTAATTCTGGTGATGTTGATATCAAATCCTCTAAAGAAACAATAGAGTCTCCCTGTGAGCCACAGATGAACCTCCTGCATTCAACATCATCTGCTATGATGGTAGATGTAGGGAAGGAGGATAAGTTTGCTAACCATGTGAGTCAAGAGGAGGAACACGAGAAACAAATTAACTCATCTTCGCCTACTGCATCTCAGCAAAATCAATTCTCTCAGCTTGATGGTTCTAGACAAACTCAGGCTAGCCTGTTCATGGAGATGCCACCTCAGAGTGAAGAAATGGAGGCAATCGATCAATCGATCAAAAGTTGA
- the LOC135644255 gene encoding uncharacterized protein LOC135644255, which yields MEEDPSVFDYDEVYDEMKEKIACRKVQDRTDRKIEEQHKKAMEEDPSVFDYDGVYDEIKGKITRPKVQDRTERKTNRRFYGNKSEKSRNLPKESRRNSPSGSSQVQKFAGSPQGRIWYIEEQHKKAIKEDPSVIECDEVYDEMKGKIARPKVQDRTEIKIEEQHKKAMEEDPSVFDYDGVYDEMKGKIAHPKVQDRMERTIEEQHKKAIKEDPSVIDCDGVYDEMKGKIACPKVQDRTERKVFGVGS from the exons atggaagaggatccctcggtcttcgactacgacgaggtttacgacgagatgaaggagAAGATTGCGTGCcgcaaggttcaggatcgaacggacagaaag atcgaggagcagcacaaaaaggcaatggaagaggatccctcggtcttcgactatgatggggtttacgacgagataAAGGGGAAGATTAcgcgccccaaggttcaggatcgaacggagagaaag AccaatcggaggttctacgggaacaaatccgagaagtctaggaacttaccaaaagaatctcgtcggaactcgccaagtggatcgtcgcaagtccaaaagtttgccggaagtccgcagggcaGAATTTGGTATATCGAGGAGCAACACAAAAAGGCAATtaaagaggatccctcggtcatCGAATGCGACgaggtttacgacgagatgaaggggaagattgcgcgccccaaggttcaggatcgaacggagataaag atcgaggagcagcacaaaaaggcaatggaagaggatccctctgTCTTTgactacgacggggtttacgacgagatgaaggggaagattgcgcaccccaaggttcaggatcgaatggagagaacg ATTGAGGAGCAACACAAAAAGGCAATtaaagaggatccctcggtcatcgactgcgacggggtttacgacgagatgaaggggaagattgcgtgccccaaggttcaggatcgaacggagagaaag GTTTTTGGAGTTGGAAGTTAA